A window from Luteibacter flocculans encodes these proteins:
- a CDS encoding DUF2058 family protein, translated as MAESLRDQLLKSGLVKEIHEEKRKSTPPQRQGGNASTSGQPYAGNRPKQGGRPQQGGRPGQRPPQGGKPSNGTPRPPRKDGEIDLAKAYAIRAQKEANERREAEAAAAEQARLRKEKKRKVEELLKGKALNLPDADQVRHFPYGEKIRRVYVDAKQLVALNAGELGVVQQGGRYLVVEKAVIDELRDLAPEFIALMVDPNAVNESDDGVPDDLMW; from the coding sequence ATGGCAGAGTCCCTGCGCGACCAGTTGTTGAAGAGTGGCCTCGTGAAGGAAATTCACGAGGAGAAACGGAAGTCCACGCCACCCCAGCGTCAGGGCGGCAACGCCTCGACGAGTGGGCAGCCCTATGCCGGCAACCGCCCCAAGCAGGGCGGCCGCCCGCAGCAAGGCGGCAGGCCGGGCCAGAGGCCGCCCCAGGGCGGCAAGCCATCAAATGGTACGCCGCGCCCGCCGCGCAAGGACGGCGAGATCGATCTCGCCAAGGCCTATGCGATTCGTGCCCAGAAGGAAGCCAACGAGCGGCGCGAAGCCGAGGCCGCAGCCGCAGAGCAGGCGCGCCTGCGCAAGGAAAAGAAGCGCAAGGTCGAGGAACTGCTGAAAGGCAAGGCGCTGAATCTTCCGGACGCCGATCAGGTTCGGCATTTCCCGTACGGGGAGAAGATTCGCCGGGTGTACGTCGACGCGAAGCAGCTTGTGGCATTGAACGCCGGTGAGCTCGGCGTCGTGCAGCAGGGCGGTCGCTATCTGGTGGTGGAGAAGGCGGTCATCGATGAACTGCGTGACTTGGCGCCCGAATTCATCGCACTGATGGTCGATCCGAACGCCGTGAACGAATCCGACGATGGCGTTCCCGACGACCTGATGTGGTGA
- a CDS encoding SlyX family protein, whose protein sequence is MAELDDRITELEVRLAFIDDTVNGLSSADVEIARRLDLLERAVRDLRSDLVNMRAGLGSDAANEPPPPHY, encoded by the coding sequence ATGGCTGAGTTAGACGATCGCATCACGGAGCTGGAGGTGCGCCTCGCCTTCATCGACGATACGGTCAACGGGCTCTCGTCCGCCGACGTGGAAATCGCACGCCGGTTGGATCTGCTTGAGCGAGCCGTGCGCGACTTGCGCTCGGACCTCGTGAACATGCGTGCGGGTCTCGGCAGCGATGCCGCGAACGAGCCGCCACCGCCGCACTATTGA